From a region of the Gemmatimonas sp. genome:
- a CDS encoding HEAT repeat domain-containing protein has product MSRIVRFTAALSICAGTLTAQEPPRPPRPARAPVAPAPAPAPSGWWMDGTFMDPVWRADIEREASRAARAGAEAARAGLDAARIAMTIDRDAIRANVAALAPMVEMSALAAVDGVMNLSGLSVARSRGYRTEAPEPWAQADPADSLYREARKALSSDAYRKAADMFNQIWRRYPNSTYTPDAYYWQAFALQRLGGDQNIGEALATLETQAQKFPKAATRGDAAALRARMEGVLARRGDQAMASTLMGRAESTTRDGCPRANDDERIDALNAVTQMDADKAMPILKKVLARREACTQQLRRTAVWLVASRKQPEAAEILMNVAKTDPDKEVREQAVFWMANVPTDEATGMLIDLARRGDDLDLRKRAVYALSRSKQPRAATTLREIALDGNSPVELRGEAMQWYLSGAGRSADENMAFLKDMYGKADEQQLKTRVLSQIASRRTEESREFLVAIAINQRESMDVRRMAVSVIGSNSMWAEARVKSTLTGQSVATTNGNTAAALATTVAQLTTIYEKSPDLEIRRQVLSSLGSMRDNAGIDKLIDVARNEKNLELRKAAVSMLTRTKDPRALALLQEIIDR; this is encoded by the coding sequence ATGTCTCGCATTGTCCGCTTTACCGCCGCGCTCTCGATCTGTGCCGGCACCCTGACCGCGCAAGAACCGCCGCGCCCGCCGCGCCCGGCCCGTGCGCCGGTTGCGCCCGCGCCGGCGCCGGCCCCCTCCGGGTGGTGGATGGATGGCACCTTCATGGATCCCGTGTGGCGTGCCGACATCGAACGCGAGGCCTCGCGTGCGGCACGGGCCGGCGCGGAAGCGGCGCGCGCAGGTCTCGATGCCGCGCGCATCGCGATGACGATCGATCGCGACGCGATCCGCGCGAATGTGGCAGCGCTCGCGCCGATGGTCGAGATGAGCGCACTCGCCGCGGTGGACGGCGTGATGAATCTCTCAGGATTGTCGGTGGCGCGGTCGCGTGGGTATCGCACTGAGGCGCCGGAACCGTGGGCGCAGGCCGACCCGGCCGACTCGTTGTATCGCGAAGCGCGCAAGGCGCTTTCGAGCGATGCGTATCGCAAGGCGGCTGACATGTTTAATCAAATCTGGCGCCGCTATCCGAACAGTACCTATACGCCGGATGCGTATTACTGGCAGGCATTCGCGCTGCAGCGTCTGGGCGGCGACCAGAACATCGGGGAAGCATTGGCCACGCTCGAAACGCAGGCCCAGAAGTTTCCCAAGGCCGCTACGCGCGGTGATGCGGCCGCGCTGCGGGCTCGCATGGAGGGCGTGCTGGCGCGTCGTGGCGACCAGGCCATGGCATCGACGCTCATGGGTCGTGCCGAAAGTACCACGCGTGATGGATGCCCGCGCGCCAACGACGATGAACGCATTGATGCACTCAACGCCGTGACGCAGATGGATGCTGACAAGGCGATGCCGATTCTCAAGAAGGTGCTGGCGCGTCGCGAAGCCTGCACGCAGCAGCTCCGTCGCACCGCCGTATGGTTGGTCGCGTCGCGCAAGCAGCCGGAGGCCGCTGAGATCCTGATGAACGTGGCGAAGACGGATCCCGACAAGGAAGTGCGTGAGCAGGCGGTGTTCTGGATGGCCAACGTGCCCACCGACGAAGCCACCGGCATGCTGATCGACCTCGCGCGTCGTGGAGACGATCTCGACCTGCGCAAGCGTGCGGTGTATGCGCTGTCGCGGTCGAAGCAGCCGCGGGCGGCCACCACGCTGCGTGAGATCGCGCTCGATGGCAATTCCCCGGTGGAGCTGCGCGGTGAGGCCATGCAGTGGTATTTGTCGGGTGCCGGTCGCAGCGCTGACGAGAATATGGCATTCCTGAAGGACATGTACGGCAAGGCTGACGAGCAGCAGCTCAAGACGCGCGTGCTGTCGCAGATCGCGTCACGGCGCACCGAGGAGTCGCGGGAGTTCCTGGTAGCGATCGCCATCAACCAGCGCGAGTCGATGGACGTTCGTCGCATGGCCGTGTCGGTGATTGGCAGCAATTCGATGTGGGCGGAGGCCCGCGTGAAGAGCACCTTGACCGGGCAGTCGGTGGCGACCACCAACGGCAACACGGCCGCCGCGCTTGCCACCACGGTGGCGCAACTCACCACGATCTACGAAAAGTCCCCCGATCTCGAAATCCGTCGACAGGTCTTGAGCTCACTCGGCTCTATGCGCGACAACGCCGGCATCGACAAGCTGATCGATGTCGCGCGCAACGAGAAGAATCTGGAACTGCGCAAGGCCGCCGTGAGCATGCTCACGCGCACCAAGGATCCGCGTGCGCTGGCGCTGCTGCAGGAGATCATCGACCGATGA